One Niabella beijingensis DNA window includes the following coding sequences:
- a CDS encoding aromatic amino acid hydroxylase: MNNYNNPIIDRLPNHLKQYIVAQHYEHYTAVDHAVWRYVMRQNYNYLKDVAYYPYIPGLKKAGLTIEHIPDLQTMNDHLKKIGWGAVTVNGFIPSQAFMEFQAYRVLIIAADIRQIEHIEYTPAPDIIHESAGHAPIIGEPEYAAYLQFTGEVGTKAMLTKKDQELFEAIRRLAVLKELAGTPEKDIQQAEEELAYIQQNMGAPSEMALLARLHWWTVEYGLIGTPEAYKIYGAGLLSSIGESVSCMRPEVKKIAYTLDAVNYAYDITKPQPQLFVTPDFQNLVQVLDAFAATLAYRKGGVYGLEKAIACGLLCTAVYSSGLQVSGIFVESGVGDGAYITTAGPTALAIEGRQLEGHDKNVHGQGFGSPVGKLRDYDLPLEDFTAGDLKNAGIETGSTAELLFRNGIQVRGTVEDILIRNNKIMLIRFSACMVIDRITARQLFQPEWGFYDMAVGAEIVSVFSGASDKDAYEQITTVPREMPRSVYSGKTRTLHELYQQVRNIREEKTGTAPLADLVKILEDQYPEDWLCLLEVLEILKDRKETPLLQEHIRQLLLQRQEEHPGFKKLIDDGLHTLKQIEILPGTVPGS; this comes from the coding sequence ATGAACAACTATAATAATCCCATCATAGACCGGCTTCCCAACCATTTAAAACAATATATTGTTGCGCAACATTATGAGCATTATACTGCGGTGGATCATGCTGTATGGCGGTATGTGATGCGGCAGAATTACAATTACCTGAAGGATGTGGCCTATTATCCCTATATCCCGGGATTAAAGAAGGCGGGACTTACGATAGAACATATTCCCGACCTGCAAACCATGAATGATCATCTCAAGAAGATCGGATGGGGGGCTGTTACAGTAAACGGGTTTATTCCTTCGCAGGCATTTATGGAATTCCAGGCTTACCGGGTACTGATCATTGCGGCAGACATCCGGCAGATCGAACATATCGAATATACACCGGCACCCGATATCATTCATGAATCTGCGGGTCATGCCCCGATCATCGGCGAACCGGAATATGCGGCCTACCTGCAATTCACAGGTGAAGTAGGAACAAAGGCAATGCTCACAAAAAAAGACCAGGAGCTGTTTGAAGCGATCCGTCGGCTGGCCGTATTAAAAGAGTTAGCAGGCACGCCCGAAAAAGACATTCAGCAGGCGGAAGAAGAGCTGGCATACATTCAGCAGAATATGGGCGCACCTTCAGAAATGGCGCTGCTGGCGCGGCTGCACTGGTGGACGGTGGAATATGGTCTGATCGGTACACCGGAAGCGTATAAAATTTACGGGGCCGGCCTGCTGTCGTCCATCGGGGAAAGTGTTTCCTGTATGCGCCCGGAGGTAAAAAAGATCGCCTACACGCTGGATGCCGTTAATTATGCCTACGACATTACAAAGCCGCAGCCGCAGCTGTTTGTAACTCCCGATTTTCAAAACCTGGTGCAGGTGCTGGATGCATTTGCAGCTACACTCGCTTACAGGAAAGGAGGTGTGTACGGGTTGGAGAAAGCCATTGCATGCGGGTTGTTGTGTACTGCTGTGTATAGTTCCGGACTACAGGTGTCCGGTATTTTTGTTGAATCCGGGGTGGGCGACGGCGCTTATATCACCACTGCCGGGCCTACGGCACTGGCCATTGAAGGCCGGCAATTGGAAGGGCATGATAAGAACGTGCACGGGCAGGGGTTTGGATCGCCTGTAGGAAAACTGCGCGATTATGATCTGCCGCTGGAAGATTTTACAGCCGGTGACCTGAAGAATGCAGGCATCGAGACCGGCAGCACAGCCGAATTGCTGTTTCGCAACGGTATACAGGTACGCGGAACGGTTGAAGATATCCTGATCAGGAATAATAAAATAATGTTGATCCGTTTTTCAGCATGTATGGTCATCGACAGGATCACCGCCCGGCAGTTGTTCCAGCCCGAATGGGGGTTCTATGATATGGCAGTGGGCGCAGAGATCGTATCTGTATTTTCGGGTGCTTCGGATAAGGATGCATATGAGCAGATCACTACAGTGCCAAGGGAAATGCCGCGTTCGGTCTACAGCGGGAAAACGCGCACGCTGCATGAACTGTATCAGCAGGTGCGGAATATCCGGGAAGAAAAAACCGGAACGGCGCCGCTGGCGGATCTTGTTAAGATACTGGAAGACCAATACCCCGAAGACTGGCTTTGTTTGCTGGAGGTACTGGAGATCCTGAAAGACCGTAAGGAGACCCCGCTTTTGCAGGAACATATCAGGCAGCTGCTGTTGCAGCGTCAGGAAGAGCATCCCGGATTTAAAAAACTGATCGATGACGGACTGCATACTTTGAAGCAGATAGAAATTTTACCGGGAACGGTTCCGGGATCATAA
- a CDS encoding DinB family protein: MNDSTFAQAFSRELDMEVRATRECLERIPMNLSDWKPHEKSMQLGYLAVLVAEIPLWITTMIRSNEIDFATFSHIHPTNNEELVAHFDENIAGAKTALAEVKDGDLEAPFYLKNNGQVVFQSSKKESLESTINHLVHHRGQLTVYLRLNDIAVPSIYGPSADSRPF, from the coding sequence ATGAACGATTCAACATTTGCCCAGGCATTCAGCCGGGAGCTGGATATGGAAGTGCGGGCTACCCGTGAATGTCTGGAACGCATTCCCATGAACCTGTCGGATTGGAAACCGCATGAAAAGTCGATGCAGCTGGGGTATCTGGCGGTGCTTGTTGCGGAAATACCATTATGGATCACCACCATGATCCGCAGTAATGAGATCGACTTTGCGACATTTTCCCACATCCATCCCACGAATAATGAAGAGTTGGTGGCCCACTTTGATGAGAACATCGCAGGTGCCAAAACCGCGCTGGCGGAAGTAAAGGACGGCGACCTGGAAGCACCCTTTTACCTGAAGAACAATGGACAGGTCGTTTTTCAATCTTCAAAAAAAGAAAGTCTGGAATCCACGATCAACCACCTCGTACATCACCGTGGCCAGCTCACCGTTTACCTGCGGCTGAATGACATTGCCGTTCCTTCCATTTATGGTCCTTCGGCAGACAGCAGGCCGTTTTGA
- a CDS encoding EVE domain-containing protein, producing MAYWLIKSEPFKYSYDQLVKDKKTVWDGVRNYAARLNLRAMKKGDLAFFYHSNEGVEIVAIAKIVKEAFQDPTTTDERWVAVEVAPHKPLKKPVTLAEIKEIPQLKDMDLVRLGRLSVQTVKPEEWELILKMSGEKI from the coding sequence ATGGCATACTGGCTGATAAAATCGGAACCGTTTAAATATAGTTATGATCAATTGGTAAAAGACAAAAAAACGGTCTGGGACGGTGTGCGTAATTATGCTGCAAGACTGAACCTGCGCGCCATGAAGAAAGGCGACCTTGCTTTTTTTTATCACAGCAATGAAGGGGTTGAGATTGTGGCTATTGCAAAAATTGTAAAAGAGGCCTTCCAGGATCCCACTACTACGGATGAGCGCTGGGTGGCTGTGGAAGTAGCACCTCATAAACCGTTAAAAAAACCGGTAACACTGGCGGAAATAAAAGAAATACCACAGCTAAAGGATATGGACCTGGTGCGGCTGGGCCGATTGTCGGTACAGACCGTAAAACCCGAAGAATGGGAGCTCATCCTTAAAATGAGCGGGGAGAAGATCTAA
- a CDS encoding FAD-dependent oxidoreductase, which yields MRKPQHQISIWEQEAFYASQDIVIIGAGFTGIWTALYLQQKFPSKKVLVVERGATSAGASLRNAGFACFGSPTEILSDIALMGNEKAVQLLAMRFEGLRIIQKLFANGAIDFNICKGYELLDNEQCLDRLRTLNEWLYEITGSPETFSLQDDLIARFGFAGISHLVENRFEGSLHPGKLLTELHRMAVKAGVRFLFCTEVREVKETPSGIKLTMTSGPALLTDRLVYCTNAFSSRLLPKIDLVPARGQVLLTAPVSGLQFNGTFHYQEGYYYFRNLDDRILLGGARHTSLQTEYTLDEFTTLPIQQALEHFLSTVVLPGQRPEITHRWAGIMAMGTEKMPVIEQLTDRSFCALRMSGMGVALAPVAGKKIAELM from the coding sequence ATCAGGAAACCGCAACATCAAATAAGCATCTGGGAACAGGAAGCATTTTATGCCTCCCAGGATATCGTTATCATTGGAGCGGGGTTCACAGGGATATGGACGGCGCTTTACCTGCAGCAAAAGTTTCCGTCAAAAAAAGTATTGGTTGTGGAACGCGGAGCTACCTCCGCCGGTGCCTCCCTTCGTAATGCCGGTTTTGCTTGTTTTGGAAGTCCTACCGAGATCCTCTCCGATATTGCACTGATGGGCAATGAGAAAGCAGTGCAGTTGCTCGCCATGCGTTTTGAAGGATTACGGATCATTCAAAAACTCTTTGCCAATGGCGCGATCGATTTTAACATCTGCAAGGGATATGAACTGCTGGATAATGAGCAGTGCCTTGACCGGCTCCGGACCCTCAACGAATGGCTGTATGAGATCACCGGTTCCCCTGAAACCTTTTCGCTTCAGGATGATCTGATTGCCCGCTTTGGTTTTGCCGGCATATCACATCTTGTTGAAAACCGTTTCGAGGGTAGCCTGCATCCGGGCAAGCTGTTAACCGAACTGCACCGGATGGCGGTTAAAGCAGGTGTGCGTTTTTTGTTCTGCACTGAAGTTCGTGAAGTAAAAGAAACCCCTTCCGGTATAAAGCTCACCATGACCAGCGGTCCCGCTCTCCTTACCGACCGGCTGGTATATTGTACCAACGCCTTCAGCAGCCGCTTGCTTCCAAAAATAGACCTGGTACCGGCAAGAGGCCAGGTATTATTGACCGCTCCCGTGTCGGGTCTGCAGTTCAACGGCACCTTTCACTACCAGGAAGGCTATTATTATTTCAGAAACCTTGATGACCGCATCCTGCTGGGTGGTGCACGCCATACATCGCTTCAGACGGAATATACACTGGATGAATTTACCACACTTCCGATACAGCAGGCATTGGAACACTTTTTATCAACCGTCGTCCTTCCCGGGCAGCGCCCGGAGATCACGCACCGCTGGGCGGGTATCATGGCAATGGGAACAGAAAAGATGCCCGTCATCGAGCAGCTGACCGACCGGAGTTTCTGTGCCCTCCGTATGAGCGGCATGGGTGTAGCCCTGGCACCGGTTGCCGGAAAAAAGATCGCGGAACTGATGTGA
- a CDS encoding DUF72 domain-containing protein has protein sequence MQFGKVNNPGAIDFSLPEDHPGTAKVLAAKKNKKEFEVYVGCAKWNRTDLKGFYPPGTKDELKYYATQFNAIELNATFYKMPDWKQVDTWKNKTPQGFRFFPKLTNTITHYKRLIDVKQEVSVFCDAVSNFEDRLGMAFLQLHDNFKPVHFDRLKQVLEDFPKGIPLGVEVRNEEWFSSKAVNDQYCALLEKQGMTNILVDTAGRRDMLHMRLTGTTAFIRYVGANHPTDVARLDAWVQRIKKWRTEGLQQLYFFVHQNVELESPLLAAHFIRSMNSTFGLNLKIPDKAGEQGALF, from the coding sequence ATGCAATTTGGAAAAGTGAACAACCCCGGAGCCATTGATTTTTCATTGCCTGAAGATCATCCGGGAACCGCGAAAGTACTGGCAGCAAAAAAAAACAAAAAAGAATTTGAGGTATATGTAGGCTGTGCCAAATGGAACCGTACCGATCTCAAAGGCTTCTATCCGCCGGGAACAAAAGATGAACTGAAATATTATGCCACACAATTCAATGCCATTGAGCTCAATGCTACTTTTTATAAAATGCCCGACTGGAAACAGGTGGATACCTGGAAGAATAAAACACCACAGGGGTTCCGGTTCTTTCCCAAACTGACCAACACCATCACCCATTATAAACGGCTGATCGATGTAAAACAGGAGGTATCCGTTTTCTGCGATGCCGTCAGCAATTTTGAAGACCGGCTGGGAATGGCGTTCCTGCAATTGCACGACAACTTTAAACCGGTTCATTTCGACCGGCTGAAACAGGTACTGGAGGATTTTCCCAAAGGGATCCCCCTGGGTGTGGAGGTAAGAAATGAAGAATGGTTCTCCAGCAAGGCGGTCAACGATCAGTACTGCGCGCTGCTGGAAAAGCAGGGCATGACCAATATCCTTGTGGATACTGCCGGCAGACGGGATATGCTGCACATGCGGCTGACAGGCACTACTGCGTTCATACGTTATGTCGGGGCCAATCATCCCACCGACGTGGCCCGCCTGGATGCCTGGGTGCAGCGGATAAAAAAATGGAGAACAGAAGGATTGCAGCAATTGTACTTTTTTGTGCATCAGAATGTAGAGCTTGAATCGCCATTGCTGGCCGCACATTTTATCCGTTCGATGAACAGTACTTTCGGACTCAACCTGAAAATACCGGATAAAGCCGGAGAGCAGGGGGCGCTGTTTTAG
- a CDS encoding TrpB-like pyridoxal phosphate-dependent enzyme, with amino-acid sequence MEKKILLNEKDMPTQWYNIVADMPNKPLPPLHPGTKQPISGEDLAPLFPMDLILQEVSAERYIDIPEEVQEAYRIWRPTPLIRATALEKALNTACRIYYKYEGTSPSGSHKPNTAIPQAYYNKKAGVKRIITETGAGQWGTALSFACSHFGIDCEVYMVRISFNQKPYRKILMNTFGAKVYPSPSTNTQAGRNALEANPDTPGSLGLAISEAIEIAAGDEQTKYSLGSVLNHVLLHQTIIGQEAKKQLEYTGDYPDVIIAPLGGGSNFAGLSFPFIKDKIEGREVRCIAVEPASCPKLTKGKFMYDFGDTQGYTPLLPMFTLGHTFTPAAIHAGGLRYHGASVLCSQLLKDGLIEASAIQQLECFEAGVLFAKAEGIVPAPEANHGIAQVIREVNRAKEEGVKKNILFNLCGHGFVDMAAYQDYFDGKLVNHSFTDEELTGALKDIEALQPQ; translated from the coding sequence ATGGAAAAGAAGATTCTTTTGAACGAAAAGGACATGCCCACCCAATGGTATAATATTGTGGCCGACATGCCCAACAAACCATTACCACCACTGCATCCCGGAACCAAACAGCCCATCAGTGGTGAAGACCTGGCACCGCTGTTCCCGATGGACCTGATCCTGCAGGAGGTATCGGCAGAACGCTATATCGATATCCCGGAGGAAGTGCAGGAAGCGTACCGCATCTGGCGCCCAACACCGTTGATACGGGCCACAGCGCTGGAAAAGGCATTGAACACGGCTTGCAGGATTTATTATAAATACGAAGGCACCAGTCCCAGCGGATCGCATAAGCCCAATACGGCGATCCCACAGGCTTACTATAATAAAAAGGCCGGTGTAAAAAGGATCATCACCGAAACCGGGGCGGGCCAATGGGGAACGGCGCTAAGCTTTGCCTGCAGCCACTTCGGGATCGATTGTGAAGTATATATGGTGCGTATCAGTTTCAATCAGAAACCCTATCGGAAAATTCTGATGAACACGTTTGGCGCAAAGGTATATCCTTCGCCCAGCACCAATACGCAGGCGGGAAGGAATGCGCTGGAAGCAAACCCGGATACACCGGGAAGCCTGGGGCTTGCCATATCCGAGGCCATTGAGATCGCCGCAGGAGATGAGCAAACAAAATATTCATTGGGGTCGGTACTGAACCACGTGTTGCTGCACCAGACGATCATCGGCCAGGAGGCTAAAAAGCAGCTGGAATATACCGGTGACTATCCGGATGTGATCATTGCCCCGCTGGGTGGTGGTTCTAATTTTGCCGGCCTGTCGTTCCCGTTCATAAAGGATAAGATCGAAGGCAGGGAAGTACGTTGCATTGCTGTGGAACCCGCTTCCTGTCCGAAGCTGACAAAAGGAAAATTTATGTATGATTTTGGAGATACACAGGGCTATACGCCGCTGCTGCCCATGTTCACACTGGGACATACCTTTACACCTGCTGCCATACATGCCGGGGGCCTGCGTTATCACGGAGCAAGCGTACTGTGCAGCCAGCTATTGAAGGACGGTCTGATAGAAGCCAGTGCCATCCAGCAGCTGGAATGTTTTGAAGCCGGTGTGCTGTTTGCAAAAGCAGAAGGCATCGTGCCGGCGCCGGAGGCCAATCACGGCATTGCCCAGGTAATCCGAGAAGTGAACAGGGCAAAGGAAGAAGGGGTGAAAAAGAATATCCTGTTCAATTTGTGCGGGCATGGATTTGTGGATATGGCCGCTTACCAGGATTATTTTGACGGAAAGCTGGTGAATCATTCGTTTACCGACGAAGAACTTACCGGGGCGCTCAAGGATATTGAAGCGCTGCAACCGCAGTAA